In a genomic window of Thunnus thynnus chromosome 16, fThuThy2.1, whole genome shotgun sequence:
- the LOC137200227 gene encoding thrombospondin-type laminin G domain and EAR repeat-containing protein-like, with protein sequence MLLVMSSLIFVQLLLLGLRVIDTTTDTWRHCTDLLPLDLLSFVLERDTSRLLPGVHMKQAGGVRGVHFSSPHTSMSFPSSQLLVDCDVFPKEFSIVVTLKVTHIAPKKNEYIFSLMGPKNEEKSAVEEQEEEDDKGNILESRKERGVSRESEKKQVKNNEGGGRIILGLRFSKNRVHFLFKGHGGVVEHWVFRGTLADNQWHTLVLNVGSQHVRLTVDCRSPQEIVPSRPFPSDLNIQGSRFHIGSRGRWKGLFSGLLRQLVLVPGSDATHQICPSSYPQLAALSVPPFLLDLPVIERETSYETEERVSVGLERSCSELLRGQLWFNPLKKGLYLCDGTVWTTVLEDHKRLDYVLEHQVLTTSSETHDVEVFQVPGMGVMAAMAHRSTTSGSAVYHWTNTGFQLYQNISTQGALAWRHFNIGNNIFLVVSNSPTNNRFMTEADLSVIYKWSKRRKQFVQFQTLKTHCARDWEAFNINRQTYLAVANHRIGNNNHTIDSVIYKWNRLTKSFEVHQMLRTSGAYDWEFFTVGPYHFLVVANAFDGVTTSVDSVIYIWLNGSFQVFQTIKTFCATDWEMFQIGSRVFLVVANGHRLYGNGPSRYAINSTIYELDMNGQLFVRFQDIVTYSAVDWEFFSLGEEYFLVVANSFNGESYSLNSILYRWQGYEGFVPVHWLPTIGCSDWEFFSSKGESYLIYSSAKAPLSKVFKLKIY encoded by the exons ATGCTGTTGGTAATGTCATCGCTGATATTTGTGCAGCTCCTTCTCCTGGGGTTAAGGGTCATTGACACGACCACTGACACATGGAGACACTGTACAG ATTTGCTCCCCCTGGATCTTCTGTCTTTTGTCCTCGAGAGGGACACCTCCAGACTCCTGCCAGGGGTGCACATGAAGCAGGCTGGAGGGGTGAGGGGTGTACATTTCTCGAGCCCTCATACTTCCATGAGCTTTCCCTCCTCCCAGCTGCTGGTGGACTGTGACGTCTTCCCAAAAGAATTCTCCATTGTTGTGACACTAAAAGTCACTCACATTGCACCCAAG aaaaatgaatacatctTTTCCTTGATGGGGCCAAAAAACGAAGAGAAAAGCGCTGTggaggagcaggaagaagaggacgATAAAGGGAACATTTTGGAAAGCAGAAAAGAGAGGGGAGtcagcagagagagtgagaagaaGCAAGTCAAGAACAATGAGGGAGGTGGACGGATCATCCTGGGACTAAGGTTCTCGAAAAACCGTGTACACTTCCTTTTCAAAGGTCACGGAGGGGTCGTAGAGCACTGGGTGTTTCGAGGCACTCTGGCTGATAACCAGTGGCACACTCTTGTCCTCAACGTTGGTAGTCAACATGTCAGGCTCACAGTGGACTGCAGATCACCACAGGAAAT CGTTCCCTCCAGGCCTTTCCCCTCAGACCTCAACATTCAGGGATCCAGATTCCACATTGGAAGTCGGGGGAGATGGAAAGGCTTGTTTTCA GGTCTGTTGCGACAGTTGGTTCTGGTGCCAGGTTCAGATGCCACCCATCAGATCTGCCCCTCTTCATACCCACAACTAGCAGCTCTCTCAGTACCACCATTTCTCTTAGATCTGCCTGTCATAGAGAGGGAAACTTCTTATG AAACAGAGGAGCGAGTGTCAGTGGGTTTGGAGCGGTCGTGCTCAGAGCTGCTACGAGGTCAGCTGTGGTTCAATCCCCTCAAGAAAGGCCTCTACCTCTGTGACGGTACAGTGTGGACCACAGTGCTTGAGG ATCATAAACGGCTGGACTATGTGCTGGAACATCAGGTCCTCACCACCAGCTCAGAGACACATGATGTTGAG GTGTTCCAGGTACCTGGCATGGGTGTGATGGCTGCTATGGCTCACCGGTCCACAACCTCTGGCTCTGCTGTGTATCATTGGACCAACACAGGTTTCCAACTCTACCAGAATATCAGCACCCAAGGAGCTCTGGCATGGAGACACTTCAACATTGGAAATAAT ATCTTTCTGGTGGTGTCAAACTCTCCCACAAACAATCGTTTTATGACGGAGGCAGACCTCTCTGTGATTTACAAGTGgagcaaaagaagaaaacagtttgtgCAGTTCCAGACCCTGAAGACCCACTGTGCACGGGACTGGGAGGCCTTTAACATCAATCGACAAACCTATCTCGCTGTGGCCAATCATAGAATAG GCAATAATAATCACACTATAGATAGTGTGATATACAAGTGGAACAGGTTAACCAAGTCATTTGAGGTTCACCAGATGTTGCGGACCTCAGGGGCCTACGACTGGGAGTTCTTCACTGTTGGACCATATCATTTCCTGGTGGTGGCAAACGCTTTTGACGGAGTGACCACATCTGTAGACTCTGTCATCTACATTTGGCTCAATGGAAGCTTCCAGGTGTTCCAGACAATTAAG ACATTCTGTGCCACAGACTGGGAAATGTTCCAGATCGGCAGCAGAGTCTTCCTGGTCGTTGCCAATGGACACAGACTTTATGGTAATGGACCGAGTCGATATGCCATCAACTCCACTATCTACGAACTGGACATGAATGGACAACTGTTTGTCCGCTTCCAGGATATTGTCACCTACAG tgcaGTGGACTGGGAGTTCTTCAGCCTCGGGGAggaatattttctggttgtCGCCAACTCCTTTAATGGAGAGTCGTACTCTCTCAACAGCATTCTCTACAG GTGGCAAGGATATGAAGGCTTTGTTCCTGTTCATTGGCTCCCAACTATTGGATGCAGTGACTGGGAGTTTTTCAGCTCTAAAGGAGAATCTTATCTGATCTACTCCAGTGCCAAAGCACCTCTCTCCAAAGTGTTCAAGCTGAAAATTTACTAG